In the genome of Siniperca chuatsi isolate FFG_IHB_CAS linkage group LG14, ASM2008510v1, whole genome shotgun sequence, the window TCTCCAAGAGCTGTCTCCAGCGGTGGAAAGCTAGGCTAATATTTActcatttttatataatttcttttctttgccatCTTGGTGCTTCTGTGACACTAAGCAGGGGCTGTACCTGTGGGATTTTTAGCAGGAAGTAGTGCATATTTCATGGACaccactttttctttctttcaattgTGGAATTTTCATGGCTCctcatacagtataaattaCTATTTATATTTTGGACGCTTAGATAAAATGGTGCAACATAGAATAAATAGGGAGAGATTTTCTGACACAGCCTTAGACTTTTTCTGTCTTCATGGACACCTTATTCATGGAGATCTTTTAATCAACAGTAGTCTTTGTACTTGAGGATTTTAGCACTAACATTTGACGTTTGTTGTCTTTCACAGGTGAAAGTCCCACATTGACTTCTGCTCGTGTCCCACAGAGGGGAAGGAAACAAGGCAGGGAGGTGGATGAGGGtacgtttttaaaaataagGGTGCAGGCcattttaaatatctatatTAACACACAGTTGCTTTCATTAACCTATACTACACTGCATAGTATGAGGTGTCACTTTTGTCACTCTTTTGACtctgttcttgtttttcagatggAGGTTCTGAACCCCGTGAGGATTGGAGTTTAGATATAGATGGTGAGTTAAATcgcttttattattatactattgtcttttgcaaaaacaaaaaaaatcccctcctggttgtttttcacattttaataattcagtAGTAGTTTCAGTGCAATTTGTAGCTCTTTTGAGATGGGTAACACACAGTACATATTTAGTGTTCTTTTTGTGGCAGTTTAATTATTGGCCCCCGGTGATACATTTGTGAACAAGAACTATTTTGTAACGTTTGTAAACTTACAGTTTTGATCTCAGAAAATTTAagagttagcagctagctgtcAGGTCTTGGTGGTCAGATTTGAATGTCAGCGCTTGAATACACATGAACCTTCATAACCATTATACCTGAGGTTTCACCGACTAACAGGAACTGTTTGTCTGTTACTGTTGTAGATCAGAGCACAGGACCAAGCCTGGCTAAAAGACTCccacagaagaaaagaggaaaaaagaaggcGGTGGTGAAAGAAAGAGGTAAGTTCTTTAAAATTGGGCAAAAAATGCATAAACTTCAAAGCTAAAGGTAGGTgctttctgtgactgtgtgccAGCTATGCATGAGCCAAGTCAAGAAATCTACATTGTGGTCTATGTACTGGATGTTAAATAatctacattttcttctttgtcatctGTAGAAGGACCCAAAGTACAGTTGAAGAGGCCATGGAGTGAAGCAGAGAGGACTGCTGTCAACAAACAGTTGGGAAAGTTTATGGCAGAGCGGCGAGTTCCAGGTAAAGAGGACTGCGTCAAATGCATAACACAAGAGAAATCCTTGGATCAAAAATCCTGGAAGGATGTTAAAAACTTTGTGTATAACACAATTGTGACTCTTAATCGAAGATCAGCGTCACAGAAACTTCAGTTCTGAAGACTTCATTTTGCATTATAATTTCTGTGTTCTACTTTTAATGTCTGGTTGAGCCAGTAGTTGGCATGTTTGAACATTGTTAGTTTTCTAATGCCGTTTGgttaacagtggtggaatgtaactatgCACATAtgttcaagtactgtacttgcgGATACAGttcaaattcgaggtacttgtactttaattgagtatttccattttttatggaatttatacttctacaccattacatttcagaggcaaatattatactttttacttcactacatttgtctgacagtttTAGTCACTTTGCAGATTAGAATTTTTCATACACTTCTTGTCCAGTGAAAAGCATGTGTCTCCAGACATGTTGATTTGGAAtgtgaatttttctgataaactggaGGATTACGCGTTTTTCTGAGCAGTAGTAGTTAACAATTAGCACAGCCATTTTTCCTCAGaatgattacttttacttttgatacctaaagtacattttgctaataatatttacatacttttacttaaggttttgaatgcagtacttgtagtggagtattttcagagtgtggtattggtacttttactccTTTTACTaaaacttcttccaccattgttGGTTTGTGCACATCCTGAGTTGTGTCTCagttaacaaatcaaaataaatctaGTTGTGTACACTGGAGATGGCATTCATTGCAGCTTTATTGGAAGTTGTATGATACTGATGTTTATTGCTAAAGTTTGGTTCACTTTGGTAAAGcagtaattgtattttaaaagtacatgtgtatttttgtacagcagTCTAATCAATGGTCACAACATTAATGTTGGAACACTTCAAGACtgatttattattacattatttgtctgtactaaaacataaaatggtaGCAAAGAATAACTACAAGTTAAAGACAGAAGGTccattttatatactataaaCTAGTCTATTCTGAAACAAACCCAATAGCGCACCCATGAAAAGGTCCTCACTACAGTGGTTTGACGTTTTGTAGAAAATTCATTTTTAAGCACGGtctatttaatttcacacatacaaaaccttccgtgtatgcttatgatgtaacatgagagaaaaggaacGTACATTGTGTTCCCTTctgggtaattattacatttatacggCGTGATTGAATCGTCtcacaatgcactgtaaaacaatttaaaaagcaaatagacTTACAGCGTGCCGATGGAAATCCTTCGCTGGA includes:
- the LOC122888253 gene encoding uncharacterized protein LOC122888253, which codes for MPSSPPQDDTTGHASDRQNIIHSLEAARLTGGDPGDAIPHQNFEEQPPFHRESVSTANQPLMAAERSRPQPADRDPGFSSGRNNRRTSSSSENPHLRSRGASSEGHPSARCESPTLTSARVPQRGRKQGREVDEDGGSEPREDWSLDIDDQSTGPSLAKRLPQKKRGKKKAVVKEREGPKVQLKRPWSEAERTAVNKQLGKFMAERRVPGKEDCVKCITQEKSLDQKSWKDVKNFVYNTIVTLNRRSASQKLQF